The proteins below come from a single Cyanobacteria bacterium GSL.Bin1 genomic window:
- a CDS encoding DUF2064 domain-containing protein — MTNVAKESLIIFTRYPQAGKTKTRLIPALGEEGAAQLQKKLTEYTLKEADQLTVNIRVYFSDGNENLMANWLGGCYQYYPQSNGNLGERLIVALEESFTQEIEKIVIIGIDCPDLNADLIQQAFQTLSTHDLVLGKAEDGGYYLIGLCGFYPELFQGIDWGTHLVLEQTVAIAEAIGLTINYLPMLNDIDTPEDLERVTLPWE; from the coding sequence ATGACCAACGTTGCCAAAGAAAGCCTAATCATTTTTACGCGCTATCCGCAAGCGGGAAAAACAAAAACCCGGCTCATTCCTGCACTAGGAGAAGAAGGTGCAGCACAATTACAAAAAAAATTAACAGAATACACCCTAAAAGAAGCCGATCAACTAACTGTTAATATTCGGGTTTACTTTTCCGATGGGAATGAAAATTTAATGGCAAATTGGCTAGGTGGTTGCTATCAGTATTATCCCCAAAGTAACGGAAATTTAGGAGAACGGTTAATTGTTGCTTTAGAAGAAAGTTTCACTCAGGAAATTGAAAAAATTGTTATTATTGGCATTGATTGCCCTGACTTAAATGCAGATTTAATTCAGCAAGCGTTTCAAACCCTCTCAACTCACGATTTAGTCTTAGGAAAAGCCGAAGATGGCGGTTATTATTTAATTGGTTTATGTGGTTTTTATCCGGAGTTATTCCAAGGCATTGACTGGGGCACTCATCTGGTTTTAGAGCAAACGGTTGCCATTGCCGAAGCAATCGGATTAACCATTAATTATCTGCCCATGTTAAATGATATCGATACACCGGAAGATTTAGAAAGGGTGACGCTTCCTTGGGAATAA
- the rsmD gene encoding 16S rRNA (guanine(966)-N(2))-methyltransferase RsmD produces MRIYGNRLLKTLPGQQTRPTSGRVREAVFNIWQMQIEGARWLDLCAGNGTMGAEALCRGVHVLVGIEQNRRACQIIQKNWQKVATDEQQWQVIKGNLPEKLNNLQGQQFDLIYFDPPYASHLYDPVLNEITHLGLLAKDGEIAIEHDPKQWQYQAIDHLNLIRQKQYGSTNLTFLGPQSSKELL; encoded by the coding sequence ATGCGAATTTATGGCAATCGCCTCTTAAAAACCTTACCCGGACAACAAACCCGTCCCACTTCTGGAAGAGTGCGAGAGGCTGTATTTAACATTTGGCAAATGCAAATTGAGGGGGCGCGTTGGCTTGATTTATGTGCCGGAAATGGGACGATGGGTGCAGAGGCATTATGTCGGGGCGTTCATGTTCTTGTGGGAATTGAACAAAACCGACGGGCTTGCCAAATTATCCAAAAAAACTGGCAAAAAGTTGCGACCGACGAACAGCAATGGCAAGTGATTAAGGGCAATCTACCTGAGAAATTAAATAATTTGCAGGGACAACAGTTTGATTTAATTTATTTTGATCCCCCTTATGCGAGTCACTTGTATGACCCAGTTTTAAATGAAATTACTCATTTAGGATTATTAGCGAAAGATGGAGAAATCGCGATCGAGCATGATCCAAAACAATGGCAATATCAAGCGATCGATCATTTAAATCTGATTCGGCAAAAACAATATGGTAGCACCAACTTAACTTTCTTAGGACCACAATCTAGCAAGGAATTGCTTTAG